In Streptomyces capitiformicae, one genomic interval encodes:
- the pheA gene encoding prephenate dehydratase, with amino-acid sequence MPASYVYLGPEGTFTEVALRTLPESATRELVPMISIPAALDAVRNGEAEAAFVPIENSVEGGITTTLDELVAGDPLMIYREVLLSITFALLVRPGTKLSEIKTVTAHPAAQPQVRNWMKANLPPDVVWESAASNADGARLVQEGRYDAAFAGEFAASRYGLVALETEIHDAENAQTRFVLVGRPARPAAPTGVDKTSVVIWQRDDHPGGLRDLLGEFAVRGVNLMLLQSRPTGAGIGNYCFAIDAEGHISDRRVAEALMGLKRVCLQVRFLGSYPRADAEVAKIRPTLPGTSDDEFVGAADWVARCQDGRF; translated from the coding sequence ATGCCAGCCAGCTACGTGTACCTCGGCCCCGAGGGCACCTTCACCGAGGTCGCCCTGCGCACGCTGCCGGAGTCCGCGACCCGCGAGCTCGTCCCGATGATCTCCATCCCCGCCGCCCTCGACGCCGTCCGCAACGGCGAGGCCGAGGCCGCGTTCGTCCCGATCGAGAACTCCGTCGAGGGCGGCATCACCACCACCCTCGACGAACTGGTCGCCGGCGACCCGCTGATGATCTACCGCGAGGTGCTGCTCTCCATCACCTTCGCCCTGCTGGTCCGCCCGGGCACAAAGCTCTCCGAGATCAAGACGGTCACCGCCCACCCGGCCGCCCAGCCCCAGGTCCGCAACTGGATGAAGGCCAACCTCCCCCCGGACGTCGTCTGGGAGTCCGCCGCCTCGAACGCGGACGGCGCCCGCCTCGTCCAGGAGGGCCGCTACGACGCCGCCTTTGCGGGCGAGTTCGCGGCCTCCCGGTACGGCCTGGTGGCCCTGGAGACCGAGATCCACGACGCGGAGAACGCCCAGACCCGGTTCGTCCTGGTCGGCCGCCCGGCCCGGCCCGCCGCCCCGACCGGCGTCGACAAGACCTCCGTCGTCATCTGGCAGCGCGATGACCACCCCGGCGGACTGCGCGATCTGCTGGGCGAGTTCGCCGTCCGCGGCGTCAACCTCATGCTGCTCCAGTCCCGCCCGACCGGCGCGGGCATCGGCAACTACTGCTTCGCCATCGACGCCGAGGGCCACATCTCCGACCGCCGGGTGGCCGAGGCGCTGATGGGGCTCAAGCGGGTCTGCCTGCAGGTGCGCTTCCTCGGCTCGTACCCGCGCGCGGACGCCGAGGTGGCGAAGATCCGGCCCACCCTGCCGGGCACTTCGGACGACGAGTTCGTGGGCGCGGCGGACTGGGTGGCGCGCTGCCAGGACGGTCGGTTCTAG
- the serS gene encoding serine--tRNA ligase, whose translation MIDLRLLREDPDRVRASQRARGEDVALVDSLLSADARRRSSGVRFDELRAEQKALGKLIPKASADEKAELLKKASQLAADVKAADAERDAADAETQELLLQLGNLVHPDVPVGGEEDFVTLETHGEIRDFTAEGFEPKDHLELGTLLGAIDVERGAKVSGSRFYFLTGVGALLELALVNAAMAQATAAGFTPMLTPALVRPQSMAGTGFLGQAAQDVYHLDKDDLYLVGTSEVALAAYHMDEILDADRLPLRYAGFSPCFRREAGSHGKDTRGIFRVHQFDKVEMFSYVAPEDSQAEHQRLLEWEKQWLTSLELPFRVIDVASADLGSSASRKFDCEAWIPTQGKYRELTSTSDCTEFQSRRLQIRVRDGKQVKPLATLNGTLCAVPRTIVAILENHQQADGSVRVPEVLRPYLGGREVLEPVAK comes from the coding sequence GTGATTGACCTTCGCCTGCTCCGTGAGGACCCCGACCGTGTGCGCGCGTCCCAGCGCGCCCGTGGAGAGGACGTCGCGCTCGTCGACTCCCTCCTCTCTGCCGACGCGCGGCGCAGGTCTTCCGGCGTCCGCTTCGACGAGCTCCGCGCCGAGCAGAAGGCGCTCGGCAAGCTGATCCCCAAGGCCTCCGCCGACGAGAAGGCCGAGCTGCTGAAGAAGGCGAGCCAGCTCGCCGCCGACGTCAAGGCGGCCGACGCCGAGCGCGACGCGGCCGACGCCGAGACCCAGGAGCTGCTTCTCCAGCTCGGCAACCTCGTGCACCCCGACGTCCCCGTCGGCGGCGAGGAGGACTTCGTCACGCTGGAGACGCACGGCGAGATCCGCGACTTCACGGCCGAGGGCTTCGAGCCGAAGGACCACCTGGAACTCGGCACGCTCCTCGGCGCCATCGACGTCGAACGCGGCGCGAAGGTCTCCGGCTCGCGCTTCTACTTCCTGACCGGCGTCGGCGCCCTCCTCGAACTGGCCCTCGTCAACGCCGCGATGGCCCAGGCCACGGCCGCCGGCTTCACGCCGATGCTGACCCCGGCGCTGGTCCGCCCGCAGTCCATGGCCGGCACCGGCTTTCTCGGCCAGGCCGCCCAGGACGTCTACCACCTCGACAAGGACGACCTGTACCTGGTCGGCACCTCCGAGGTCGCGCTGGCCGCGTACCACATGGACGAGATCCTCGACGCCGACCGCCTCCCGCTGCGCTACGCGGGCTTCTCGCCCTGCTTCCGCCGCGAGGCCGGTTCGCACGGCAAGGACACCCGGGGCATCTTCCGCGTCCACCAGTTCGACAAGGTCGAGATGTTCTCGTATGTCGCGCCTGAGGACTCGCAGGCCGAGCACCAGCGCCTGCTGGAGTGGGAGAAGCAGTGGCTGACGTCGCTGGAGCTGCCGTTCCGGGTCATCGACGTCGCCTCCGCCGACCTCGGCTCCTCGGCCTCGCGCAAGTTCGACTGTGAGGCGTGGATCCCGACCCAGGGCAAGTACCGCGAGCTCACCTCGACGTCCGACTGCACGGAATTCCAGTCGCGCCGTCTGCAGATCCGCGTGCGTGACGGCAAGCAGGTCAAGCCGCTTGCCACGCTCAACGGCACGCTGTGCGCCGTCCCGCGCACGATCGTGGCGATCCTGGAGAACCACCAGCAGGCCGACGGCTCCGTCCGGGTCCCCGAGGTCCTGCGCCCGTACCTGGGCGGCCGCGAGGTCCTGGAGCCGGTAGCCAAGTGA
- a CDS encoding HAD family hydrolase, with amino-acid sequence MSTAAASGFPFQLIATDLDGTLLRSDESVSQRTREALAAATAAGAAHIVVTGRAVPWTRHILDGLGYQGLAVCGQGAQVYDAGEHRLLTAVTLDRQLAAVALAKIEAEAGPLYLAASRAGLEGEVLVGPGYALHGSLPTAPLTDVSDLWAAPLNKIYIQHPTMTSDELAEAARQAAGGFVTVAMAGEGIVELLPLGLTKATGLSLAARRLGLKSADTIAFGDMPNDIPMLTWSAHGVAMANAHPTLKAIATEVTSSNEEDGIAEILERLLP; translated from the coding sequence GTGAGTACGGCCGCTGCTTCCGGCTTTCCCTTCCAGCTGATCGCGACCGACCTCGACGGAACGCTCCTGCGCTCCGACGAGTCGGTCTCGCAGCGCACCCGTGAGGCGCTCGCCGCGGCCACCGCGGCGGGCGCCGCCCACATCGTCGTCACCGGCCGCGCGGTCCCCTGGACCCGGCACATCCTCGACGGCCTCGGCTACCAGGGGCTCGCGGTCTGCGGTCAGGGCGCGCAGGTCTACGACGCCGGAGAGCACCGCCTGCTCACCGCCGTCACCCTGGACCGGCAGCTCGCCGCCGTGGCCCTCGCCAAGATCGAGGCGGAGGCCGGCCCGCTGTACCTGGCCGCCAGCCGCGCGGGCCTGGAGGGCGAAGTGCTGGTCGGTCCCGGCTACGCCCTGCACGGCTCGCTGCCGACCGCCCCGCTCACGGACGTGTCCGACCTCTGGGCAGCGCCGCTGAACAAGATCTACATACAGCACCCCACGATGACCTCCGACGAACTCGCCGAGGCCGCCCGCCAGGCCGCCGGCGGCTTCGTCACCGTCGCCATGGCCGGCGAGGGCATCGTCGAACTCCTCCCCCTCGGCCTCACCAAGGCCACCGGCCTCTCCCTGGCCGCCCGCCGCCTCGGTCTGAAGTCCGCCGACACGATCGCCTTCGGTGACATGCCCAACGACATCCCCATGCTCACCTGGTCCGCCCACGGGGTTGCCATGGCCAACGCCCACCCCACCCTCAAGGCCATCGCCACCGAAGTCACCTCCTCGAACGAGGAAGACGGCATCGCAGAGATCCTGGAACGCCTGCTGCCCTGA